A window of Cryptomeria japonica chromosome 3, Sugi_1.0, whole genome shotgun sequence contains these coding sequences:
- the LOC131047148 gene encoding phospholipase A2-alpha — protein sequence MTTMNCLVFIVLFLQLVLPCPKIVGSEDGGNGCSRQCQSAFCSVPPLLKYGKYCGVGYTGCPGEVPCDGLDGCCQAHDFCVQQKNDDLLSQSCNNSLLDCLAVFKATGAPGFLGNTCNTENVEDLIHHIIQAATWTGKIINHP from the exons ATGACAACGATGAATTGTCTAGTGTTTATTGTTTTGTTCTTGCAGCTTGTTTTACCATGCCCTAAAATAGTTGGATCAGAAGAT GGCGGAAACGGCTGCAGCAGGCAATGCCAGTCAGCTTTTTGTTCTG TTCCTCCTTTGCTGAAATATGGGAAGTACTGTGGAGTGGGTTATACTGGATGCCCAGGAGAAGTTCCCTGCGATGGTTTAGATGGATGCTGCCAAGCTCATGATTTCTGTGTTCAACAGAAAAACG ATGACTTACTGAGCCAATCATGCAACAACAGTCTCTTAGATTGCTTAGCTGTGTTCAAAGCTACAGGAGCTCCTGGATTTTTGGGAAACACTTGCAACACAGAGAATGTAGAAGATCTGATTCACCATATAATTCAGGCAGCCACATGGACTGGAAAAATTATAAACCATCCTTGA